GATCTTTTTACTGGAGGAATCCACCCATACATACTCCCCGGTTTCAGCATCTCTCATCTTTATCAGACCAACAGGGGGAAGCTCGGTCTCTCTCTTGTCGTATATCTGTAATCCAATGATATCATGTTTGTTGTTTGCAATACGTAAAGACTCCTCATAATTCATCCGGTAAGTGTCAGGATCCTGATCGAAAAAATCAGAAATGACGAATGCCGTACATCTCTTCTTTATGGCATTTGTAAGATATTTCAGGGATTCAGAAATATCTGTCCTGCTGCTTTGCGGCGTAAATTCAATTAGTTCTCTGATGATCCTCAGGATGTGCTTCCTTCCCTTCTTCGGTGGAATAAACTTCTCTATGCCATCACTGAACAAGATCACGCCAATCTTATCATTGTTCTGGATGGCTGAAAAAGAGAGAACAGCACTGAGTTCCGTAATGAGGTTCTTCTTAAGCTGAGTTTGAGAACCAAAAACCCTGGAGTTGCTAACATCCACAAGAAGCATTACGGTAAGCTCCCGTTCTTCTTCATATATCTTAATGTATGGATGATTAAAG
This Bacteroidales bacterium DNA region includes the following protein-coding sequences:
- a CDS encoding DUF58 domain-containing protein, whose translation is METTELLKRVRKIEIKTRGLSRNVFAGEYHSAFKGRGMSFSEVREYQYGDDIRNIDWNVTARFNHPYIKIYEEERELTVMLLVDVSNSRVFGSQTQLKKNLITELSAVLSFSAIQNNDKIGVILFSDGIEKFIPPKKGRKHILRIIRELIEFTPQSSRTDISESLKYLTNAIKKRCTAFVISDFFDQDPDTYRMNYEESLRIANNKHDIIGLQIYDKRETELPPVGLIKMRDAETGEYVWVDSSSKKIRKAFHHWWNTTSQNIKTTFSQAGVDYTSIATDEDYVKPLIGLFKRR